One Paenibacillus crassostreae DNA segment encodes these proteins:
- a CDS encoding DUF5677 domain-containing protein, which translates to MEKLDKISFIKRFIEEVSIHFLREESPVIIQPGFENVRDIITLYAKQTNLLSSLLVLLENNFTEESYILLRSQINNFMLIEFLCNDDSSKKRYKEFTMQPIKNDYKFLKDLRKAIDKGWLNESDYPNRINKFNECKKELKRNGYDLKDKYSMIPLTLAGLAREDKLLFGIYISLYREASKHEHSDPTSLKVYRDQILDDYSSDEVFKMNLSKSNTNEELMILNMACNTYFITLSHLIKYLTNNHPHILDTYDKPKLIEIFVNAVLLDDTIDRDEYLNELISKYN; encoded by the coding sequence TTGGAGAAATTAGACAAAATATCTTTTATTAAAAGATTTATAGAAGAAGTAAGTATACATTTTCTTAGAGAAGAAAGTCCAGTAATAATTCAACCGGGCTTTGAAAATGTTCGAGATATTATAACCCTCTATGCTAAACAGACAAATCTTCTTAGTAGTTTACTAGTTTTACTTGAGAACAATTTTACTGAAGAATCATATATATTATTAAGATCACAAATAAATAATTTTATGTTAATAGAATTTTTATGCAATGATGATTCATCCAAGAAAAGATATAAAGAGTTTACAATGCAACCCATTAAGAATGATTACAAATTTCTAAAGGATTTAAGGAAGGCTATTGATAAAGGTTGGCTTAATGAAAGTGATTATCCAAACCGAATAAATAAATTTAATGAATGTAAAAAAGAATTGAAAAGAAATGGATATGACTTGAAAGATAAGTATTCTATGATCCCATTAACACTAGCAGGTTTGGCTCGAGAAGATAAGTTACTATTTGGTATATATATATCGTTATACAGGGAAGCGAGCAAACATGAACATTCGGATCCAACATCTTTGAAAGTCTATAGAGATCAAATTTTAGATGACTATTCTTCTGATGAAGTTTTCAAGATGAATTTATCCAAATCAAATACTAATGAAGAATTAATGATATTAAATATGGCCTGTAATACCTATTTTATTACACTATCACATTTAATTAAGTATTTAACAAATAATCACCCACATATCTTAGATACCTATGATAAACCAAAATTAATAGAGATATTTGTTAATGCAGTGCTGTTAGACGATACAATTGACAGAGATGAGTATTTAAATGAATTAATTAGTAAGTACAATTGA